The following are encoded together in the Gordonia insulae genome:
- a CDS encoding alpha/beta hydrolase, producing MQSVRALVLVLPGGTDHSYRPFSPRQPSALRMYPFTWSIRARFGRSVVVRQVRYRVYGWNGEQDSPMPYARAALDEIAGAHPGVPIVLIGHSMGGRVGALLAADPRVTGLLALAPWWQHADWRAIRDGVRVVAIHGTADERTYPRRTEKGVRELRDRGVDATFVPIPDGDHAMLDHISVWQRAALDFVGRTLRDVRRGGPPSAGQDETFAPADATTSSRCSVRKTS from the coding sequence ATGCAGTCCGTACGAGCGCTCGTCCTGGTCCTGCCGGGCGGCACCGACCACAGCTATCGGCCGTTCAGTCCCCGCCAACCCTCGGCGCTGCGCATGTATCCCTTCACCTGGTCGATCCGGGCGCGCTTCGGACGGTCGGTGGTGGTGCGTCAGGTGCGTTATCGGGTGTACGGCTGGAACGGCGAACAGGACAGCCCGATGCCGTACGCCCGGGCCGCGCTCGACGAGATCGCCGGCGCCCATCCGGGAGTACCGATCGTGCTGATCGGACATTCGATGGGCGGCCGCGTGGGCGCGCTGTTGGCCGCCGACCCCCGGGTGACCGGACTGCTCGCGCTCGCGCCGTGGTGGCAACACGCGGATTGGCGGGCGATCCGTGACGGGGTACGGGTCGTCGCGATCCACGGGACCGCGGACGAGCGCACCTATCCCCGGCGGACCGAGAAGGGGGTGCGTGAACTGCGCGACCGCGGTGTGGACGCGACGTTCGTGCCCATCCCCGACGGTGACCACGCCATGCTCGACCACATCTCGGTGTGGCAGCGCGCCGCACTGGATTTCGTCGGCCGTACGTTGCGCGACGTGCGGCGCGGTGGACCGCCCTCAGCCGGTCAGGACGAGACCTTCGCCCCCGCCGACGCGACCACATCGTCGAGGTGTTCCGTGCGGAAGACCTCGTAG
- a CDS encoding carboxylesterase/lipase family protein, with product MATASDHPVVTTTTGPVRGRELAGGVVRFLGIPYAAAPFGPNRMQPPQPADTWVEPRDCAEFAATVPKGDYPPHFAPLFAEVTIDGDECLNVNVWSPGLDGAHPVLVWIHGGSFMNGSNSVAEYDGAAFARDGVVLVSINYRLAAEGFLYLGDGVANLGLQDQVAALRWVHENIASFGGDPDQVTVAGESAGAMSVSTLLTMSSARGLFTRAITQSGATAHTITPEQGLMVSRFLAESLGVEPTRAAIAGVDLDTLIAAASDLVTEVQTSPDPAKWGPLAMSLLPFAPVIDGDVLTRHPLEAMADGAGSDVTVLTGSTRDEARLFLVAPQTIDLIDEPTFTATAQAYGLDQQAIETYARNRPDASPGDLVAAVVTDWFFGIPALRVAETRARVGGAPTWVYRFDYPDPADNGGYGSAHAAEIPFVFDTLHEKTVAPRLGDHPSQAVADAAHRVWVDFVTTGSPGWTSYDLNARHVGLITDIVADVSDPTKDEREAWESVR from the coding sequence ATGGCCACAGCATCCGATCATCCCGTCGTCACCACCACCACGGGTCCGGTACGCGGCCGTGAACTCGCCGGCGGCGTCGTCCGGTTCCTCGGGATTCCCTACGCGGCAGCACCGTTCGGGCCCAATCGCATGCAGCCGCCGCAACCCGCGGACACCTGGGTGGAGCCGCGCGACTGCGCCGAGTTCGCCGCGACCGTGCCGAAGGGCGACTACCCACCGCACTTCGCTCCCCTCTTCGCCGAGGTGACGATCGACGGCGACGAGTGCCTCAACGTCAACGTCTGGTCGCCGGGACTCGACGGCGCGCACCCAGTCCTGGTGTGGATTCACGGCGGCTCGTTCATGAACGGGTCGAACTCGGTGGCCGAGTACGACGGCGCCGCATTCGCGCGCGACGGCGTGGTGCTGGTGTCGATCAACTACCGGCTCGCCGCGGAGGGTTTCCTGTATCTCGGCGACGGAGTCGCCAACCTCGGACTGCAGGACCAGGTGGCGGCGCTGCGCTGGGTGCACGAGAACATCGCGTCGTTCGGCGGCGACCCGGATCAGGTGACCGTCGCGGGAGAGTCTGCGGGCGCGATGAGCGTGTCCACCCTCCTGACGATGTCGTCGGCGCGCGGGCTGTTCACCCGCGCGATCACGCAGTCCGGGGCGACCGCCCACACCATCACTCCCGAACAGGGACTGATGGTGAGCCGCTTCCTGGCCGAGTCGCTCGGCGTCGAACCCACCCGGGCGGCGATTGCCGGTGTCGACCTGGACACCCTGATCGCGGCCGCATCGGATCTGGTGACCGAGGTGCAGACCAGCCCGGACCCGGCGAAGTGGGGCCCCCTCGCGATGAGTCTGCTGCCGTTCGCACCGGTGATCGACGGTGACGTGCTGACCCGCCACCCCCTCGAGGCGATGGCCGACGGCGCCGGGTCGGATGTCACGGTGCTGACCGGTTCGACCCGCGACGAGGCGCGGCTGTTCCTGGTGGCGCCGCAGACGATCGACCTCATCGACGAGCCGACCTTCACCGCGACCGCGCAGGCGTACGGCCTCGATCAGCAGGCGATCGAGACGTACGCCCGCAACAGACCCGACGCGAGCCCCGGTGATCTCGTCGCAGCGGTCGTCACCGACTGGTTCTTCGGAATCCCCGCGCTCCGCGTCGCCGAGACCCGTGCCCGCGTGGGCGGTGCACCGACCTGGGTCTATCGATTCGACTATCCGGATCCGGCGGACAACGGAGGGTACGGCTCCGCGCACGCCGCCGAGATCCCCTTCGTCTTCGACACCCTGCACGAGAAGACGGTGGCGCCGCGCCTCGGCGACCACCCGTCGCAGGCGGTCGCCGATGCCGCCCATCGCGTGTGGGTCGATTTCGTCACCACCGGATCGCCCGGGTGGACGTCCTACGACCTGAACGCCCGCCACGTCGGACTCATCACCGACATCGTCGCCGATGTCTCGGACCCGACCAAGGACGAGCGGGAGGCCTGGGAGAGCGTGCGCTGA
- a CDS encoding long-chain-acyl-CoA synthetase, which translates to MATVATSTGAAEAVGHTDVTGADVVRGLRGIGRDWRIVAGVIPRMIPRPLTRKESVGKTFQQTAAKYPDRPFLRFHGESMTYRECNAQVNRFAAYLTEAGVGRGDVVAVLSKNHPDVVLAMLAIVKLGAIAGMINFNQRGAVLEHSLGLIGAKVVLLQPGLEEALASVPESVRPASVVDFAELKQRSATLSPLDPAVTDTVEAGETAYYIFTSGTTGYPKASKMSHHRWHVAMHGIGGMGVRLRSDDTMYAALPFYHNNALTVSVSAAMRAGACVAVGESFSASGFWDDVIENRATAFCYIGELCRYLLAQPEKSTDRTHSVRVIVGNGLRPEIWEEFTTRFGIERVAELYAASEGNIGFVNLLGIPKSAGFSPLTYLLVEYDGESGEPRRGADGRVIPVGKRGTGLLLGEINQRAHFDGYTDPKASEKKVVADAVKAGDRWFNTGDVVRDQGFGHIAFVDRIGDTFRWKGENVATTEVEAALDSCAFIDQSVVFGVAVPGADGKAGMAAVVVAEGQRFDPAALADHVRETLPRYAVPLFIRVVDHVEHTSTFKNVRVDLRNQGYTSTGDDPLFVLRGTPATYEVFRTEHLDDVVASAGAKVSS; encoded by the coding sequence ATGGCGACAGTTGCGACGAGCACGGGGGCGGCGGAAGCGGTCGGGCACACCGATGTGACTGGGGCGGACGTGGTGCGCGGACTGCGCGGCATCGGCCGGGATTGGCGCATCGTCGCCGGCGTGATCCCGCGGATGATCCCGCGGCCGCTGACGCGCAAGGAGTCCGTCGGCAAGACTTTCCAGCAGACCGCGGCGAAGTATCCCGATCGGCCATTCCTCCGCTTCCACGGCGAGTCGATGACCTACCGCGAGTGCAACGCCCAGGTGAACCGCTTCGCCGCGTATCTGACCGAGGCGGGTGTCGGGCGCGGTGACGTCGTCGCGGTCCTGTCCAAGAACCACCCCGATGTGGTGCTGGCCATGCTGGCCATCGTCAAGCTCGGCGCCATCGCCGGCATGATCAACTTCAATCAGCGGGGCGCCGTCCTCGAACACAGTCTCGGCTTGATCGGCGCGAAAGTCGTTCTGCTGCAGCCCGGTCTGGAGGAGGCGCTGGCCTCGGTGCCGGAGAGCGTGCGTCCGGCTTCTGTCGTGGACTTCGCCGAACTGAAACAGCGGAGCGCCACCCTGAGCCCGCTCGATCCGGCGGTCACCGACACCGTCGAGGCCGGCGAGACCGCCTATTACATCTTCACGTCCGGCACCACCGGATATCCCAAGGCGAGCAAGATGAGCCACCATCGCTGGCACGTCGCCATGCACGGGATCGGCGGTATGGGTGTGCGCCTGAGGTCCGACGACACCATGTACGCGGCGCTGCCGTTCTATCACAACAACGCACTGACGGTGTCGGTCTCGGCGGCGATGCGCGCGGGTGCGTGCGTCGCGGTCGGCGAGAGCTTCTCGGCGTCCGGCTTCTGGGACGACGTCATCGAGAATCGGGCGACCGCGTTCTGCTACATCGGGGAACTCTGCCGCTACCTGCTGGCGCAGCCGGAGAAGTCCACGGACCGAACGCATTCGGTCCGGGTGATCGTCGGAAACGGGCTGCGACCGGAGATCTGGGAGGAGTTCACCACCAGGTTCGGGATCGAGCGGGTCGCCGAACTGTATGCGGCCAGCGAGGGGAACATCGGATTCGTCAACCTGCTGGGCATCCCGAAGTCCGCGGGCTTCAGTCCACTGACCTATCTCCTCGTCGAGTACGACGGGGAGAGCGGTGAGCCGCGTCGAGGCGCCGACGGGCGCGTCATCCCGGTCGGCAAGCGCGGAACGGGACTGCTGCTCGGCGAGATCAACCAGCGCGCCCACTTCGACGGCTACACCGACCCGAAGGCGTCGGAGAAGAAGGTCGTGGCCGACGCGGTCAAGGCGGGGGATCGATGGTTCAACACCGGAGATGTGGTGCGGGATCAGGGTTTCGGGCATATCGCGTTCGTCGACCGGATCGGCGACACGTTCCGCTGGAAGGGTGAGAACGTGGCCACGACCGAGGTCGAGGCGGCATTGGACTCCTGCGCGTTCATCGATCAGTCCGTGGTCTTCGGTGTCGCCGTACCCGGCGCGGACGGCAAGGCCGGGATGGCCGCGGTCGTGGTCGCCGAAGGGCAACGGTTCGATCCGGCCGCGCTCGCCGACCATGTGCGAGAGACGTTGCCGCGCTATGCGGTTCCGCTGTTCATCCGTGTGGTCGACCATGTCGAACACACATCGACCTTCAAGAACGTCCGCGTGGATCTCCGCAATCAGGGCTACACATCGACCGGCGACGATCCGCTGTTCGTACTGCGGGGCACACCGGCGACCTACGAGGTCTTCCGCACGGAACACCTCGACGATGTGGTCGCGTCGGCGGGGGCGAAGGTCTCGTCCTGA
- a CDS encoding ABC transporter ATP-binding protein codes for MALVATGLTRSFGRHTAVAHADVTLRPGRITGLVGPNGAGKTTLLLILAGLLAPDAGSVEVDGGPIAASDLRARVGWMPDVFGTWESLSTTEILTTFARLHGASAADARRRAHDLLQLVHLGEFADKPAHELSRGQKQRLGFARALVNRPSILLLDEPASGMDPRSRIDLRDQVRELAADGCAILVSSHILTELSEMVDDVVMMTAGRTFVPEHRSGHLWRIRLAGQSVADAEATTFPDDDSAAEYLAGLIATGVRVSEFTRVTNELEDTYLALDAERT; via the coding sequence ATGGCATTGGTCGCGACGGGGCTCACCCGATCGTTCGGCAGGCACACCGCGGTCGCGCACGCCGACGTCACGCTCCGTCCCGGCCGGATCACCGGCCTGGTCGGACCCAACGGGGCAGGTAAGACGACCCTGCTGCTGATCCTGGCGGGGCTCCTCGCGCCCGACGCCGGCAGCGTCGAGGTCGACGGAGGGCCCATCGCCGCGTCCGACCTGCGCGCGCGGGTCGGCTGGATGCCCGACGTATTCGGCACCTGGGAGAGTTTGTCGACCACCGAGATCCTGACCACCTTCGCCCGGCTCCATGGCGCATCCGCCGCCGATGCGCGACGTCGCGCGCATGACCTGTTGCAACTCGTCCACCTCGGCGAGTTCGCCGACAAACCGGCCCATGAACTCTCCCGCGGACAGAAGCAGCGTCTCGGCTTCGCCCGCGCCTTGGTCAACCGCCCGAGCATCCTCCTGCTCGACGAGCCTGCGTCCGGCATGGATCCGCGGTCACGCATCGATCTGCGCGACCAGGTGCGCGAACTCGCTGCCGACGGTTGCGCGATCCTGGTCTCGTCGCACATTCTCACCGAGCTGTCGGAGATGGTCGACGACGTGGTGATGATGACCGCGGGACGCACCTTTGTCCCCGAGCACCGCTCGGGTCACCTCTGGCGCATCCGGCTGGCGGGCCAGTCCGTCGCGGACGCCGAGGCGACGACGTTCCCCGACGACGACAGCGCCGCCGAGTATCTGGCCGGGCTCATCGCGACCGGTGTGCGGGTCAGCGAGTTCACCCGGGTCACCAACGAACTCGAGGACACCTATCTCGCCCTCGACGCGGAGAGGACGTGA